The following are encoded together in the Triticum dicoccoides isolate Atlit2015 ecotype Zavitan chromosome 6B, WEW_v2.0, whole genome shotgun sequence genome:
- the LOC119322523 gene encoding uncharacterized protein LOC119322523 — protein MALEWVVLGYAAGAEAIMLLLLTLPGLDALRRGMISVVRSALKPMMSVVPFCLFLLMDIYWKYEMRPTCDDEHACTPSEHLRHQKSIMKSQRNALLIAAALLLYWILFSVTSLVVKLDHLQQRVDKLKKRDD, from the coding sequence ATGGCGCTGGAGTGGGTGGTGCTCGGGTACGCGGCGGGCGCGGAGGccatcatgctgctgctgctgacgcTGCCGGGGCTCGACGCGCTCCGGCGCGGGATGATCTCCGTCGTGCGCAGCGCGCTCAAGCCGATGATGTCGGTGGTGcccttctgcctcttcctgctcatgGACATCTACTGGAAGTACGAGATGCGGCCCACATGCGACGACGAGCACGCCTGCACCCCCTCCGAGCACCTCCGCCACCAGAAGTCCATCATGAAGTCCCAGCGCAACGCCCTCCTCATCGCCGCCGCGCTGCTCCTCTACTGGATCCTCTTCTCCGTCACCTCCCTCGTCGTCAAGCTCGACCACCTCCAGCAGCGCGTCGACAAGCTCAAGAAGCGCGACGACTGA